Proteins found in one Cataglyphis hispanica isolate Lineage 1 chromosome 15, ULB_Chis1_1.0, whole genome shotgun sequence genomic segment:
- the LOC126854876 gene encoding paired amphipathic helix protein Sin3a isoform X2, producing the protein MKRIRGLDDVASPPARHSTVSAGSGLGGGGSLEYHTSSGIGVVVPGQAVRSVASKEMPGSIQFGTAQAQQQYTGAIVVPTAAPSPIKQASGSAGGLSSTCSSSNINSGGLNSGLGSGNSHTMASQQPASGSQNQVHTQQQSTIRHKVHTGNVTPLASTPPGSNQGGGGGGGSQFQRLKVEDALSYLDQVKYKFSDQPQVYNDFLDIMKEFKSQSIDTPGVITRVSHLFKGHPELIVGFNTFLPPGYKIEVQANEQGYAFQVSVSMPSPTATHTATLSQHHCTVNVGSPPVASPPTQPAKAPPVLQIMQGSGNIHHTLANSITTNSLTVHAPSPPPVPVYNNSHVSTAQAQAVSQALSQADGVSTGGQTQQSQPVEFNHAINYVNKIKNRFQGQPDKYKRFLEILHTYQKEQRNLKESGHMGGTSSGATSGAKHLTEAEVYSQVAKLFENQEDLLAEFGQFLPDATNQQSSLTNKTTSINDHTAIVKKPIGLKTPYNNSGTISRDLRESGSTAGLERDNRDHRERERERDRSNVRDINSGQKLGHSTGQLKRSPSFSTSATAGNSHHVQHGPPPLKKPKVASMRDVTIAEAGKYGTLNDYAFFDKVRKSLRSQDVYENFLRCLVLFNQEIVSKSELVLLVTPFLGRYPELLRWFKDFLGYLPADSSATITTNSGNAMGVETFPNSVVRSHQERPQNDLAIEIDYAACKRLGASYCALPKSYIQPKCGGRTQLCKEVLNDTWVSFPTWSEDSTFVTSRKTQYEESIYRCEDERFELDVVIETNASTIRVLEGVHKKMNRMSQEEAQKYKLDDCLGGSSPTIHQRAIKRIYGDKSHDIIEGLKKNPQIAVPIVLRRLKAKEEEWREAQKGFNKIWREQNEKYYLKSLDHQGINFKQNDVKALRSKSLFNEIETIYDERHEQGDDGNGDGQGNSGPHLILPYKDKSVLDDAANLLIHHVKRQTGIHKEDKQRIKLLLKHFIPDLFFHTRQELSDDERDEDDEKDINVATCNNSQSSTTTSSLSGLQANRSKAPVSPNTSSTSAKNEADIKVPIHALSNDPEEAYTLYMASNNWYLFLRLHHILCERLTKMYDRAVVLAEEESKYKQQRKESTAIALRLKPKSEIEIEDYYPAFLDMVKNVLDGNMESTAYEDTLREMFGIHAYIAFTLDKIVTYAVRQLQHLVTDTICQQCMELFQREQRQPKESSGAGGLCATAYMRLSAELAYQRKAEKTMVDENCFKIYIYKKDCKMTVELLDTEGDETVDSGCREREREGVTVSEKWSTYVERFSAPAGQASPKDTPALTENEPPIHPVSSDQAARGGRGRKRKNTDISKKMDGNSWSSLGRASAGRKPIFLYRNIKSYRKHAARLAKEKQSLLNANHPERVTESVDAPDIINSDETQCRFNPNSYTMLFIVHKDRFLYKQKSINRARMSHPAVTKRMDTKFHHWHASWISKNGTDTQHRLCQDWLMGRYENLIPHRTRVVTDNDQTRSPYRQYNRFKVERLQSDLLTSESCV; encoded by the exons ATGAAACGTATTCGTGGACTAGACGACGTAGCATCACCACCAGCAAGGCACTCAACGGTGAGTGCGGGAAGCGGCTTAGGTGGTGGAGGTAGCTTAGAATATCATACAAGCAGTGGGATAGGTGTTGTTGTACCTGGTCAAGCAGTTCGATCTGTTGCTTCAAAAGAAATGCCAGGAAGTATACAATTTGGTACTGCCCAAGCTCAGCAGCAATATACCGGTGCAATTGTTGTGCCAACGGCAGCACCATCTCCTATCAAA CAGGCTAGTGGTTCTGCGGGAGGACTTAGTTCTACATGTAGCAGTAGCAACATAAATAGTGGTGGTTTGAATAGCGGATTAGGTAGTGGCAATAGTCATACCATGGCTTCCCAACAACCTGCATCAGGATCGCAAAATCAAGTACATACGCAACAGCAATCGACAATAAGGCATAAG gtgCATACTGGTAATGTAACACCACTGGCTTCCACTCCACCTGGCTCCAAccaaggaggaggaggaggaggaggatccCAGTTCCAAAGATTAAAAGTGGAAGATGCGCTATCTTACCTAGAtcaagtcaaatataaattcagtGATCAACCAcag gtGTACAATGATTTCTTGGATATCATGAAGGAATTTAAATCTCAAAGTATAGATACTCCGGGCGTTATAACCCGAGTGAGTCATCTGTTCAAAGGACATCCCGAGCTTATTGTTGGTTTCAACACATTTCTCCCACCAGGCTATAAAATAGAGGTACAAGCAAATGAACAAGGATATGCCTTTCAAGTGTCTGTCAGTATGCCCAGTCCAACAGCTACGCACACAGCTACATTATCCCAACATCATTGTACAGTCAATGTTGGTTCACCTCCTGTGGCTAGTCCACCTACACAGCCTGCAAAAGCACCCCCAGTTTTACAAATAATGCAAGG GTCGGGCAACATACACCATACTTTAGCAAACAGTATTACGACTAACAGTTTAACTGTTCACGCGCCTTCACCACCGCCAGTACCAGTGTATAATAATTCTCATGTTAGTACTGCACAAGCGCAAGCTGTCAGTCAAGCTTTAAGTCAAGCGGATGGTGTATCAACTGGTGGGCAAACACAGCAAAGTCAGCCAGTAGAATTCAACCATgcgataaattatgttaataaaatcaag aatCGTTTCCAAGGTCAACCAGATAAATACAAACGTTTCTTGGAGATATTACATACGTATCAAAAAGAACAGAGAAACTTAAAAGAATCTGGACATATGGGGGGTACGAGTTCTGGCGCTACAAGTGGAGCAAAACATTTAACAGAAGCGGAAGTTTACAGTCAAGTGGCTAAATTATTCGAGAATCAAGAAGATTTACTTGCTGAGTTTGGACAATTTTTGCCAGATGCTACTAATCAACAAAGTTCGTTG ACTAACAAAACAACATCGATTAACGATCATACGGCGATTGTTAAAAAACCAATTGGACTCAAAACACCTTATAACAATTCTGGAACTATTTCGAGAGATCTTCGAGAATCCGGCAGTACGGCCGGATTGGAACGCGACAATCGAGATCATAGAGAACGAGAACGAGAACGGGATAGATCGAACGTACGAGACATCAATAGCGGTCAGAAACTTGGACATAGTACTGGGCAGTTGAAAAGGAGTCCATCATTTTCAACTTCGGCAACAGCCGGAAATTCTCATCATGTACAACATGGACCGCCGCCTTTGAAGAAACCAAAAGTTGCTTCAATGCGTGACGTTACTATAGCGGAAGCTGGCAAATATGGTACTTTGAATGATTATGCGTTCTTTGACAAG gTTCGAAAATCACTCAGATCACAAGACGTTTATGAGAACTTTCTTCGATGTCTTGTActttttaatcaagaaatagTATCGAAATCGGAACTTGTTTTGTTGGTGACACCATTCCTTGGCCGTTACCCAGAACTCTTACGTTGGTTCAAAGATTTCCTTGGTTATTTACCAGCTGATTCGTCTGCCACTATAACGACAAACTCGGGTAATGCAATGGGAGTGGAGACTTTCCCAAACAGTGTTGTACGGAGCCATCAGGAACGGCCGCAAAATGACTTGGCGATAGAAATCGATTATGCAGCATGCAAGCGATTAGGAGCGTCATATTGTGCATTGCCAAAGTCGTATATTCAACCAAAATGCGGTGGCAGAACACAATTATGTAAAGAAGTTCTCAACGATACATGGGTCTCGTTTCCAACTTGGTCAGAGGACAGCACATTTGTAACATCAAG GAAAACTCAATACGAGGAATCTATATATCGTTGCGAGGATGAACGTTTTGAATTGGACGTTGTTATAGAAACCAACGCATCGACAATTAGGGTACTCGAAGGCGTTCATAAAAAGATGAATAGAATGAGTCAAGAAGAAGCGCAGAAATATAAGCTCGATGACTGTCTTGGTGGTTCTTCCCCAACAATTCATCAACGAGCGATAAAGAGGATATACGGCGATAAATCTCACGATATCATAGAAGGACTCAAAAAGAATCCTCAAATAGCCGTGCCTATTGTACTCCGTCGGTTGAAGGCTAAGGAGGAAGAATGGCGGGAGGCGCAAAAGGGTTTCAATAAAATCTGGAGAGAACAGaacgaaaaatattacttaaaatcCTTGGATCACCAGGGAATTAACTTTAAACAAAACGATGTAAAAGCATTGAGGTCTAAAAGCTTGTTCAACGAAATCGAAACCATATATGATGAG AGACACGAACAAGGTGATGACGGTAATGGTGATGGTCAGGGAAATAGTGGTCCACATCTCATTCTACCATACAAAGACAAATCTGTATTAGACGATGCAGCTAATCTTTTAATTCATCATGTTAAACGGCAAACCGGTATTCATAAAGAAGACAAGCAGcggataaaacttttattgaaacatttcATACCTGATCTCTTTTTCCATACACGACAAGAACTTAGTGACGATGAAAGGGATGAAGATg atgaaaaagatataaacgtGGCAACGTGTAACAATTCCCAGTCCTCGACGACTACTTCGTCGTTAAGTGGCCTGCAAGCTAATAGAAGTAAGGCTCCCGTATCGCCAAATACGTCTTCCACCTCCGCCAAAAATGAAGCCGATATCAAAGTACCTATACATGCTCTCTCGAATGATCCCGAGGAGGCATATACACTTTACATGGCCAGTAATAATTGGTACCTCTTTTTGAGGTTACATCACATACTCTGCGAGAGATTGACGAAAATGTACGACAGAGCAGTCGTTCTCGCTGAGGAGGAGTCAAAATATAAGCAGCAACGCAAGGAGAGTACAGCGATCGCTTTAAGATTAAAACCAAAAA gtgaaattgaaattgaggATTATTATCCCGCCTTTCTGGACATGGTAAAAAATGTTCTTGACGGAAATATGGAAAGCACAGCGTATGAGGACACGTTACGAGAAATGTTTGGTATACATGCCTACATTGCCTTTACTCTTGATAAGATCGTAACTTACGCTGTGAGGCAA TTGCAGCACTTAGTCACAGACACCATATGCCAGCAATGCATGGAATTATTCCAAAGAGAGCAACGTCAACCTAAAGAAAGCAGCGGAGCTGGCGGGTTGTGCGCCACGGCATATATGAGGCTAAGTGCTGAATTAGCATATCAACGCAAAGCGGAAAAAACAATGGTCGatgaaaattgtttcaaaatatatata TACAAGAAAGACTGTAAAATGACAGTGGAGTTGTTAGATACAGAGGGCGACGAAACGGTGGATAGTGgctgtagagagagagaaagggaaggcGTGACAGTTTCTGAAAAATGGTCGACATACGTTGAGAGATTTTCTGCACCAGCTGGTCAGGCTAGCCCAAAAGACACTCCTGCCTTAACAGAGAATGAGCCGCCGATCCATCCTGTGAGTAGCGACCAGGCAGCAAGGGGGGGGAGGGGCAGAAAACGCAAGAACACTGACATTAGCAAGAAG ATGGACGGAAATAGTTGGAGTTCCTTAGGCAGAGCTTCGGCGGGACGTAAGCCCATCTTTCTCTATCGTAATATTAAGTCTTATCGAAAACACGCTGCGAGATTAGCGAAAGAGAAACAATCTTTGCTTAACGCCAATCATCCGGAGAGAGTCACAGA ATCGGTCGACGCTCCCGACATTATTAATTCCGATGAGACGCAATGTAGATTTAATCCCAACAGCTATACTATGCTTTTCATTGTTCATAAGGACAGGTTTCTTTACAAACAGAAGTCCATTAATCGCGCGAGGATG TCTCATCCAGCTGTAACGAAGCGTATGGACACGAAATTCCACCATTGGCACGCATCGTGGATATCGAAAAATGGCACGGACACTCAACATAGATTGTGTCAGGATTGGCTAATGGGACGATACGAGAACTTGATTCCCCATAGGACACGAGTTGTAACGGACAATGATCAGACACGTTCTCCTTATCGGCAATACAATCGTTTCAAAGTAGAACGTCTGCAATCTGATTTATTGACTTCGGAGTCTTGCGTCTAA
- the LOC126854876 gene encoding paired amphipathic helix protein Sin3a isoform X3, giving the protein MKRIRGLDDVASPPARHSTVSAGSGLGGGGSLEYHTSSGIGVVVPGQAVRSVASKEMPGSIQFGTAQAQQQYTGAIVVPTAAPSPIKQASGSAGGLSSTCSSSNINSGGLNSGLGSGNSHTMASQQPASGSQNQVHTQQQSTIRHKVHTGNVTPLASTPPGSNQGGGGGGGSQFQRLKVEDALSYLDQVKYKFSDQPQVYNDFLDIMKEFKSQSIDTPGVITRVSHLFKGHPELIVGFNTFLPPGYKIEVQANEQGYAFQVSVSMPSPTATHTATLSQHHCTVNVGSPPVASPPTQPAKAPPVLQIMQGSGNIHHTLANSITTNSLTVHAPSPPPVPVYNNSHVSTAQAQAVSQALSQADGVSTGGQTQQSQPVEFNHAINYVNKIKNRFQGQPDKYKRFLEILHTYQKEQRNLKESGHMGGTSSGATSGAKHLTEAEVYSQVAKLFENQEDLLAEFGQFLPDATNQQSSLSAMFQTNKTTSINDHTAIVKKPIGLKTPYNNSGTISRDLRESGSTAGLERDNRDHRERERERDRSNVRDINSGQKLGHSTGQLKRSPSFSTSATAGNSHHVQHGPPPLKKPKVASMRDVTIAEAGKYGTLNDYAFFDKVRKSLRSQDVYENFLRCLVLFNQEIVSKSELVLLVTPFLGRYPELLRWFKDFLGYLPADSSATITTNSGNAMGVETFPNSVVRSHQERPQNDLAIEIDYAACKRLGASYCALPKSYIQPKCGGRTQLCKEVLNDTWVSFPTWSEDSTFVTSRKTQYEESIYRCEDERFELDVVIETNASTIRVLEGVHKKMNRMSQEEAQKYKLDDCLGGSSPTIHQRAIKRIYGDKSHDIIEGLKKNPQIAVPIVLRRLKAKEEEWREAQKGFNKIWREQNEKYYLKSLDHQGINFKQNDVKALRSKSLFNEIETIYDERHEQGDDGNGDGQGNSGPHLILPYKDKSVLDDAANLLIHHVKRQTGIHKEDKQRIKLLLKHFIPDLFFHTRQELSDDERDEDDEKDINVATCNNSQSSTTTSSLSGLQANRSKAPVSPNTSSTSAKNEADIKVPIHALSNDPEEAYTLYMASNNWYLFLRLHHILCERLTKMYDRAVVLAEEESKYKQQRKESTAIALRLKPKSEIEIEDYYPAFLDMVKNVLDGNMESTAYEDTLREMFGIHAYIAFTLDKIVTYAVRQLQHLVTDTICQQCMELFQREQRQPKESSGAGGLCATAYMRLSAELAYQRKAEKTMVDENCFKIYIYKKDCKMTVELLDTEGDETVDSGCREREREGVTVSEKWSTYVERFSAPAGQASPKDTPALTENEPPIHPMDGNSWSSLGRASAGRKPIFLYRNIKSYRKHAARLAKEKQSLLNANHPERVTESVDAPDIINSDETQCRFNPNSYTMLFIVHKDRFLYKQKSINRARMSHPAVTKRMDTKFHHWHASWISKNGTDTQHRLCQDWLMGRYENLIPHRTRVVTDNDQTRSPYRQYNRFKVERLQSDLLTSESCV; this is encoded by the exons ATGAAACGTATTCGTGGACTAGACGACGTAGCATCACCACCAGCAAGGCACTCAACGGTGAGTGCGGGAAGCGGCTTAGGTGGTGGAGGTAGCTTAGAATATCATACAAGCAGTGGGATAGGTGTTGTTGTACCTGGTCAAGCAGTTCGATCTGTTGCTTCAAAAGAAATGCCAGGAAGTATACAATTTGGTACTGCCCAAGCTCAGCAGCAATATACCGGTGCAATTGTTGTGCCAACGGCAGCACCATCTCCTATCAAA CAGGCTAGTGGTTCTGCGGGAGGACTTAGTTCTACATGTAGCAGTAGCAACATAAATAGTGGTGGTTTGAATAGCGGATTAGGTAGTGGCAATAGTCATACCATGGCTTCCCAACAACCTGCATCAGGATCGCAAAATCAAGTACATACGCAACAGCAATCGACAATAAGGCATAAG gtgCATACTGGTAATGTAACACCACTGGCTTCCACTCCACCTGGCTCCAAccaaggaggaggaggaggaggaggatccCAGTTCCAAAGATTAAAAGTGGAAGATGCGCTATCTTACCTAGAtcaagtcaaatataaattcagtGATCAACCAcag gtGTACAATGATTTCTTGGATATCATGAAGGAATTTAAATCTCAAAGTATAGATACTCCGGGCGTTATAACCCGAGTGAGTCATCTGTTCAAAGGACATCCCGAGCTTATTGTTGGTTTCAACACATTTCTCCCACCAGGCTATAAAATAGAGGTACAAGCAAATGAACAAGGATATGCCTTTCAAGTGTCTGTCAGTATGCCCAGTCCAACAGCTACGCACACAGCTACATTATCCCAACATCATTGTACAGTCAATGTTGGTTCACCTCCTGTGGCTAGTCCACCTACACAGCCTGCAAAAGCACCCCCAGTTTTACAAATAATGCAAGG GTCGGGCAACATACACCATACTTTAGCAAACAGTATTACGACTAACAGTTTAACTGTTCACGCGCCTTCACCACCGCCAGTACCAGTGTATAATAATTCTCATGTTAGTACTGCACAAGCGCAAGCTGTCAGTCAAGCTTTAAGTCAAGCGGATGGTGTATCAACTGGTGGGCAAACACAGCAAAGTCAGCCAGTAGAATTCAACCATgcgataaattatgttaataaaatcaag aatCGTTTCCAAGGTCAACCAGATAAATACAAACGTTTCTTGGAGATATTACATACGTATCAAAAAGAACAGAGAAACTTAAAAGAATCTGGACATATGGGGGGTACGAGTTCTGGCGCTACAAGTGGAGCAAAACATTTAACAGAAGCGGAAGTTTACAGTCAAGTGGCTAAATTATTCGAGAATCAAGAAGATTTACTTGCTGAGTTTGGACAATTTTTGCCAGATGCTACTAATCAACAAAGTTCGTTG TCTGCTATGTTTCAGACTAACAAAACAACATCGATTAACGATCATACGGCGATTGTTAAAAAACCAATTGGACTCAAAACACCTTATAACAATTCTGGAACTATTTCGAGAGATCTTCGAGAATCCGGCAGTACGGCCGGATTGGAACGCGACAATCGAGATCATAGAGAACGAGAACGAGAACGGGATAGATCGAACGTACGAGACATCAATAGCGGTCAGAAACTTGGACATAGTACTGGGCAGTTGAAAAGGAGTCCATCATTTTCAACTTCGGCAACAGCCGGAAATTCTCATCATGTACAACATGGACCGCCGCCTTTGAAGAAACCAAAAGTTGCTTCAATGCGTGACGTTACTATAGCGGAAGCTGGCAAATATGGTACTTTGAATGATTATGCGTTCTTTGACAAG gTTCGAAAATCACTCAGATCACAAGACGTTTATGAGAACTTTCTTCGATGTCTTGTActttttaatcaagaaatagTATCGAAATCGGAACTTGTTTTGTTGGTGACACCATTCCTTGGCCGTTACCCAGAACTCTTACGTTGGTTCAAAGATTTCCTTGGTTATTTACCAGCTGATTCGTCTGCCACTATAACGACAAACTCGGGTAATGCAATGGGAGTGGAGACTTTCCCAAACAGTGTTGTACGGAGCCATCAGGAACGGCCGCAAAATGACTTGGCGATAGAAATCGATTATGCAGCATGCAAGCGATTAGGAGCGTCATATTGTGCATTGCCAAAGTCGTATATTCAACCAAAATGCGGTGGCAGAACACAATTATGTAAAGAAGTTCTCAACGATACATGGGTCTCGTTTCCAACTTGGTCAGAGGACAGCACATTTGTAACATCAAG GAAAACTCAATACGAGGAATCTATATATCGTTGCGAGGATGAACGTTTTGAATTGGACGTTGTTATAGAAACCAACGCATCGACAATTAGGGTACTCGAAGGCGTTCATAAAAAGATGAATAGAATGAGTCAAGAAGAAGCGCAGAAATATAAGCTCGATGACTGTCTTGGTGGTTCTTCCCCAACAATTCATCAACGAGCGATAAAGAGGATATACGGCGATAAATCTCACGATATCATAGAAGGACTCAAAAAGAATCCTCAAATAGCCGTGCCTATTGTACTCCGTCGGTTGAAGGCTAAGGAGGAAGAATGGCGGGAGGCGCAAAAGGGTTTCAATAAAATCTGGAGAGAACAGaacgaaaaatattacttaaaatcCTTGGATCACCAGGGAATTAACTTTAAACAAAACGATGTAAAAGCATTGAGGTCTAAAAGCTTGTTCAACGAAATCGAAACCATATATGATGAG AGACACGAACAAGGTGATGACGGTAATGGTGATGGTCAGGGAAATAGTGGTCCACATCTCATTCTACCATACAAAGACAAATCTGTATTAGACGATGCAGCTAATCTTTTAATTCATCATGTTAAACGGCAAACCGGTATTCATAAAGAAGACAAGCAGcggataaaacttttattgaaacatttcATACCTGATCTCTTTTTCCATACACGACAAGAACTTAGTGACGATGAAAGGGATGAAGATg atgaaaaagatataaacgtGGCAACGTGTAACAATTCCCAGTCCTCGACGACTACTTCGTCGTTAAGTGGCCTGCAAGCTAATAGAAGTAAGGCTCCCGTATCGCCAAATACGTCTTCCACCTCCGCCAAAAATGAAGCCGATATCAAAGTACCTATACATGCTCTCTCGAATGATCCCGAGGAGGCATATACACTTTACATGGCCAGTAATAATTGGTACCTCTTTTTGAGGTTACATCACATACTCTGCGAGAGATTGACGAAAATGTACGACAGAGCAGTCGTTCTCGCTGAGGAGGAGTCAAAATATAAGCAGCAACGCAAGGAGAGTACAGCGATCGCTTTAAGATTAAAACCAAAAA gtgaaattgaaattgaggATTATTATCCCGCCTTTCTGGACATGGTAAAAAATGTTCTTGACGGAAATATGGAAAGCACAGCGTATGAGGACACGTTACGAGAAATGTTTGGTATACATGCCTACATTGCCTTTACTCTTGATAAGATCGTAACTTACGCTGTGAGGCAA TTGCAGCACTTAGTCACAGACACCATATGCCAGCAATGCATGGAATTATTCCAAAGAGAGCAACGTCAACCTAAAGAAAGCAGCGGAGCTGGCGGGTTGTGCGCCACGGCATATATGAGGCTAAGTGCTGAATTAGCATATCAACGCAAAGCGGAAAAAACAATGGTCGatgaaaattgtttcaaaatatatata TACAAGAAAGACTGTAAAATGACAGTGGAGTTGTTAGATACAGAGGGCGACGAAACGGTGGATAGTGgctgtagagagagagaaagggaaggcGTGACAGTTTCTGAAAAATGGTCGACATACGTTGAGAGATTTTCTGCACCAGCTGGTCAGGCTAGCCCAAAAGACACTCCTGCCTTAACAGAGAATGAGCCGCCGATCCATCCT ATGGACGGAAATAGTTGGAGTTCCTTAGGCAGAGCTTCGGCGGGACGTAAGCCCATCTTTCTCTATCGTAATATTAAGTCTTATCGAAAACACGCTGCGAGATTAGCGAAAGAGAAACAATCTTTGCTTAACGCCAATCATCCGGAGAGAGTCACAGA ATCGGTCGACGCTCCCGACATTATTAATTCCGATGAGACGCAATGTAGATTTAATCCCAACAGCTATACTATGCTTTTCATTGTTCATAAGGACAGGTTTCTTTACAAACAGAAGTCCATTAATCGCGCGAGGATG TCTCATCCAGCTGTAACGAAGCGTATGGACACGAAATTCCACCATTGGCACGCATCGTGGATATCGAAAAATGGCACGGACACTCAACATAGATTGTGTCAGGATTGGCTAATGGGACGATACGAGAACTTGATTCCCCATAGGACACGAGTTGTAACGGACAATGATCAGACACGTTCTCCTTATCGGCAATACAATCGTTTCAAAGTAGAACGTCTGCAATCTGATTTATTGACTTCGGAGTCTTGCGTCTAA